The DNA segment CCTTTTCATCCTCACTGGTCCAACTCAACGCCTCGACCACGAAAATCAGTAGATCCACATCCACCAGCGCAGTTTTGGCGGTGCGGTTGAGATAGCGGTTCATGGCATTGTCACTGCGCGCATGGATGCCTGGTGTATCCACATAGATCACCTGCCCTGCAGGGAGGGTGTTGATGCCCAGGATCGTATGTCGAGTGGTTTGCGCCTTGTGCGAAGTAATGGCCAGTCTGATGCCCAGGAGGCGATTCAGAAGCGTCGACTTGCCAACATTGGGCCTACCGACGATTGCAGCATATCCACAATGGTTTTTAGATTTACTCATCTTTCAAATGCGCCAGCATTCTCGACGCGGCATCCTGCTCGGCTTTTCTCCTACTGGAACCTTGCCCGGTAGTTTTCTTTCCCAAGCCGGTCACGACACAGTCGACGGTAAAGAGTTGGTTATGGGGGTCACCATTGATATTCACTATCTCATATCCAGGCAAATCAACCTTTTTCCCCTGTAGATACTCCTGCAACTCAGTCTTGGGGTCCTTGCGATGATGCTCCAGGTTCATCTTCCCAAAACGTGGCTGGAAAATTGTCTCTATCACCTCGCGACAGGCCTCGTAACCCCCATCGAGGTAGATCGAGGCGAAGATCGCCTCTACACCGTCTGCCAGAATCGAGTCTCTGCTTTGTCCGCCGCTACGCAGTTCACCCTGCCCCAAATGCAGGTAGTCGCCAAGCTTGAAGTCACGCGCCACCTCGGCCAGGGTGTCGCGTTTGACCAGGCTTGAACGCAATCTGCTCAACTGGCCTTCGGTTGCATCGCGAAAATGGTTGTACAGTTCGTCGGCAATAATAAAGCCCAGAATCGCATCGCCGAGATATTCCAAACGCTCGTTGTTTTTTCCGCCGGCACTGCGGTGAGTCAGTGCCTGTTCTAGCAATTGTGGATCTTTGAAACGGTAACCCAGTTCTCGACACAGCTTATTGACATCAGCTTTCAATTGGCGCTTAGCTCAACAGATTCTGCAAAGGTCATTACCACAGCGAGGTTAAACGCAATGTGGCGACGCTCCTCGTAAGCGACGTTAATTTTAGTTGTCTTACCAGCGCGTTCTATCTTTATGTGATCCCGGTTGACATGACGGATATTGTTTATATAGAGCCTTTTGGTAATCATATCGCGAATGTCCCGTTTCGATTTACGCGCGGCTAAAGGCTCGTTTTTCACCGTTTGGAGGGTTGATTTAATCGCATAGTGATCGATGTAGACAGGTGCGATCTTGATCCCGACATAGACTAAAAAACCCGCTACGATCAGGATCACCAGTATGCTGATAGCAGTGAGTCCTTTTTGTTTCTGTAGTGATTGCATTCGAGGTACCTCGATAATTCATGAATAATTCGCACAAATAGCTGATATCACACTATTCAGCAAGTTGATTTAAAAAATGACTATTCAATACCTTTTCCAATACGTTCCCATGCAATTGGTGGGAATGCATCAATTTCCGAGTCCCAGTTCATCCAAATACCGAAGGCCTTACCCACAAGATTCTCATCAGGTACCAGCCCCCAACAGCGACTGTCGTTACTGTTGTCCCGATTATCTCCCATTACGAAATAGTGACCTTCAGGAATCGTTATCGGGCCCTGGCTCAAGACCCGGCACCCCATGGGCAGGTCTGGCGCGAGTGGATTGATCAGCACCGAGTGATCAGTCCCATCAAGATCTTCCACGGCCATGATAGCGCCGGTCATGCGTACGCCGCTACCAACACCCGTATAACGACCAACAGGTGTTTGAGACATGGTCTTGCCATTCACATACAGGACCTTGTTTCGGTAATGGATGGTATCTCCAGGCACAGCGATCACACGCTTGATATAGTCCACCCAAGGCTGCTTCGGGTAGCGGAAG comes from the Candidatus Thiodiazotropha sp. CDECU1 genome and includes:
- the rnc gene encoding ribonuclease III codes for the protein MKADVNKLCRELGYRFKDPQLLEQALTHRSAGGKNNERLEYLGDAILGFIIADELYNHFRDATEGQLSRLRSSLVKRDTLAEVARDFKLGDYLHLGQGELRSGGQSRDSILADGVEAIFASIYLDGGYEACREVIETIFQPRFGKMNLEHHRKDPKTELQEYLQGKKVDLPGYEIVNINGDPHNQLFTVDCVVTGLGKKTTGQGSSRRKAEQDAASRMLAHLKDE
- a CDS encoding DUF4845 domain-containing protein, with product MQSLQKQKGLTAISILVILIVAGFLVYVGIKIAPVYIDHYAIKSTLQTVKNEPLAARKSKRDIRDMITKRLYINNIRHVNRDHIKIERAGKTTKINVAYEERRHIAFNLAVVMTFAESVELSAN
- the lepB gene encoding signal peptidase I; this encodes MNFDFPTFLVVASALTGGIWLLDSIFLAPKRRRLATDQGVDTDEVPTVRKEPLIVEYSRSFFPVIFAVLILRSFLVEPFRIPSGSMMPTLLVGDFILVNKFSYGIRLPVLNKKIIELGDPQRGDPVVFRYPKQPWVDYIKRVIAVPGDTIHYRNKVLYVNGKTMSQTPVGRYTGVGSGVRMTGAIMAVEDLDGTDHSVLINPLAPDLPMGCRVLSQGPITIPEGHYFVMGDNRDNSNDSRCWGLVPDENLVGKAFGIWMNWDSEIDAFPPIAWERIGKGIE